One segment of Pseudobythopirellula maris DNA contains the following:
- a CDS encoding M28 family peptidase, whose translation MPLSQPKSDDAGELVERILDACPRRLPGSRDEQRALRMLYNAFSENGHTPADWRVEWPRFRANRSIYPVLALHLGVALVGTLLLPVAPYAAAALHALAAISYLGDTTYRFYLLRRLLPRRLTQSLMVTRPSKSPQPRRRIVLIGHADASHTGLLFHPKLTRGSTGAAPPWPFGFVRRPMQIFVGVCAALVALDVIYGLTGAHLNLFIGATGLAFLYGTLMNLEILWRDKVSPGASDNMSGSVAAPILARRLAADLPDDVELVCVVTSAEEPGSLGSAALQREMRERWSRQNTYVLALDCLTNGELCYKSQSEVVPLKASPPLVAAVQAAADKLGRPPLRCWDAPAGMDDSTPFRMRGYESLCLAAVDPRLGVSRHYHQMTDDAANLEREELSRSIDFAEEVVKQLVDAPADAIPTSEPTDFTPPRSRDLPNPWRSAVFACSVGAGAGAWCGFVSPLGFAESFVWLRMAWIGFLALLCVWWFLQRLGVDPNRYDIGRSASLLALGGLLSAAAGVLAHPIRLHSLAPPLLLISAGALGGFLLHRLALQLHRKRNRQNAID comes from the coding sequence ATGCCACTCTCCCAACCGAAGAGCGACGACGCCGGCGAACTCGTGGAGCGTATCCTCGACGCGTGCCCACGCCGACTGCCGGGCAGCCGCGACGAGCAGCGTGCTCTGCGGATGCTTTACAACGCCTTCAGCGAGAACGGCCACACGCCGGCGGACTGGCGTGTGGAGTGGCCACGCTTCCGGGCCAACCGCAGTATCTATCCGGTGCTGGCGTTACACCTGGGCGTCGCGTTAGTTGGCACATTGCTGCTGCCCGTGGCGCCATACGCCGCGGCCGCGTTGCACGCACTGGCCGCCATTAGCTATCTGGGCGACACGACTTACCGGTTTTACTTGCTACGCCGCTTGCTGCCGCGGCGGCTCACGCAGAGCCTTATGGTCACCCGTCCGTCAAAGAGCCCGCAGCCGCGACGACGAATCGTGCTGATCGGCCACGCCGACGCCTCGCACACAGGCCTGCTGTTCCATCCCAAGCTCACCCGCGGATCGACCGGTGCGGCGCCTCCTTGGCCGTTTGGCTTTGTCCGCCGTCCGATGCAGATCTTCGTCGGGGTCTGCGCGGCTCTCGTCGCGCTCGACGTGATTTACGGCCTTACCGGCGCCCATTTGAACTTGTTCATCGGAGCGACAGGATTGGCGTTTCTCTACGGAACGCTGATGAACCTCGAGATCCTTTGGCGTGATAAAGTCTCGCCTGGCGCCAGCGACAATATGAGCGGCAGCGTCGCTGCGCCGATTCTCGCTCGCCGTCTGGCCGCTGATCTGCCCGACGATGTCGAGCTTGTCTGTGTTGTCACATCCGCCGAGGAACCCGGATCGCTCGGATCGGCGGCGCTCCAGCGTGAGATGCGAGAACGCTGGAGCCGGCAGAACACATACGTCCTGGCGCTCGATTGCCTGACTAACGGCGAACTCTGCTACAAGTCGCAGAGCGAGGTCGTGCCGCTCAAGGCCTCGCCGCCGCTCGTCGCCGCGGTGCAAGCCGCAGCGGACAAACTCGGCCGCCCGCCGCTTCGCTGCTGGGACGCCCCGGCCGGCATGGACGACTCCACGCCGTTCCGCATGCGCGGCTACGAGTCACTCTGCCTCGCCGCCGTTGACCCGCGGCTTGGCGTTTCGCGTCACTACCACCAAATGACCGACGACGCCGCTAACCTGGAACGCGAAGAGTTGAGCCGTTCGATCGACTTCGCCGAAGAGGTTGTCAAACAGCTTGTCGACGCTCCCGCCGACGCGATCCCGACGTCCGAACCAACCGACTTCACGCCGCCACGCTCGCGCGATCTTCCCAACCCGTGGCGAAGCGCGGTCTTCGCGTGTTCGGTTGGCGCCGGGGCAGGGGCTTGGTGCGGCTTCGTGTCGCCGCTCGGCTTTGCCGAGAGTTTTGTGTGGCTCCGCATGGCCTGGATCGGGTTCCTGGCCTTGCTCTGCGTTTGGTGGTTTCTGCAACGGCTCGGCGTCGATCCGAATCGCTACGACATCGGCCGCTCCGCCTCACTGCTCGCCTTGGGCGGATTGCTCTCGGCCGCCGCCGGCGTGCTGGCCCACCCGATCAGACTGCATTCCTTAGCTCCCCCGCTCCTGCTGATCTCCGCAGGCGCGTTGGGTGGATTTTTGCTCCACCGGCTCGCTCTGCAGCTTCACCGGAAAAGGAACCGCCAAAACGCTATCGATTAA
- a CDS encoding TolC family protein, with protein sequence MYRQTAKTPRHSTEPHFAAAGRVPSCGGLGRLTRLAMVMLVAVGCQSKGAFKARSCRPAPHYDGVAQKIEYAETCGCPATSVVTMPEPQRVRMESEPVAWEMSLDEAVAIALAKSDVIRDAGGRVLSSPALAKTAFDPAIQETHPLTGPEGALSAFDAVFTTGLFREHKERTINNLFLAGGRRNLVEDNGRYQAELSKTSATGTQFALRNTTNFLSNNALLNLFPSAYDTTFEAEVRQPLLQGAGVEFNRIAGPNARPGQYNGVLLGRINTDVSLADFEAAVRDLVADTERAYWELYFAYRNLDAQVSGRGAALQTWRSMQRKLEAGLADREQESRARAQYFAFEARAIDALSGVGAAAPGLPAGGGVYAAERNLRSLLGLPATDGRLIRPSDPPAVAETRFDWGDSLLASQTQRVELRRQRWIVKRRELELIAARNFGLARVDFVGQYRRFGFGDELFGNRNYNNSGAVEDLLTSGLDGWTVGVQLSAPIGNRIGHTAIKNAEWQLTRERAIAQEQERLIASELSAAFAELDRAYESLRVNYNRRDAEGLQLGEVVKKFDAGGVPLEFVLEAQGRSTEASALYYRSLVEYNLAISQVCRARGTLLEDFNIHLAEGPWSGAAHRSAAHQAKKFHLARGLDYRLTRPGRISQGEVTPATCRPVTPWIASSRSIEQPTEMVPPALPFEPKALRLPGVESENSMRLDPVRPARVAEGPSLRAGVVR encoded by the coding sequence ATGTATCGCCAGACAGCCAAGACCCCGCGGCATAGCACCGAGCCGCACTTTGCTGCGGCAGGGCGTGTGCCGTCGTGTGGGGGGCTGGGGCGGTTGACGCGGCTCGCCATGGTGATGCTTGTGGCTGTAGGGTGCCAATCGAAGGGCGCTTTCAAGGCCCGCTCTTGCCGGCCGGCGCCGCACTACGACGGCGTGGCTCAAAAAATCGAATACGCCGAGACATGCGGCTGCCCCGCTACGAGCGTCGTCACGATGCCCGAACCGCAGCGGGTTCGCATGGAATCGGAGCCGGTCGCCTGGGAGATGTCGCTCGACGAGGCGGTGGCGATCGCGTTGGCTAAAAGCGATGTGATCCGCGACGCCGGCGGGCGGGTGCTCAGCAGCCCGGCGTTGGCTAAAACGGCGTTCGATCCGGCGATCCAGGAGACCCACCCCCTCACCGGTCCAGAGGGGGCTCTCTCGGCGTTCGACGCGGTGTTCACCACCGGCCTCTTCCGGGAGCACAAGGAACGAACGATCAACAACCTGTTCCTCGCCGGCGGGCGACGCAACCTGGTTGAAGACAACGGCCGCTACCAAGCCGAGCTGAGCAAAACCTCGGCGACCGGCACCCAGTTCGCGTTAAGAAACACGACGAACTTCCTCAGCAACAACGCGTTGCTCAACCTCTTTCCGAGCGCTTACGACACCACCTTCGAAGCCGAAGTGCGGCAGCCGCTGCTCCAAGGCGCCGGGGTCGAGTTCAACCGCATCGCCGGTCCGAATGCGAGGCCGGGCCAGTACAACGGCGTGCTGCTGGGGCGGATCAATACGGACGTGTCGCTGGCCGACTTCGAGGCCGCCGTCCGCGACTTGGTGGCCGACACCGAGCGGGCCTACTGGGAGCTCTACTTCGCCTACCGCAATCTCGACGCCCAAGTGAGCGGTCGTGGGGCGGCGCTGCAGACCTGGCGGTCGATGCAGCGCAAACTCGAGGCCGGCCTCGCCGACCGCGAGCAGGAGTCTCGTGCCCGGGCGCAATACTTCGCGTTCGAGGCCCGAGCGATCGACGCTCTCAGCGGCGTCGGCGCGGCGGCGCCAGGCCTGCCGGCCGGCGGCGGGGTGTACGCCGCCGAACGCAACCTGCGATCGCTGCTAGGACTGCCGGCCACCGACGGCCGCCTGATCCGTCCGAGCGACCCGCCCGCCGTGGCCGAAACACGCTTCGACTGGGGCGATTCGTTGCTCGCTTCGCAAACGCAGCGGGTCGAGCTCCGCCGCCAACGCTGGATCGTCAAGCGGCGTGAACTCGAGCTGATCGCGGCGCGTAACTTCGGTCTCGCCAGGGTCGACTTTGTCGGCCAATACCGCCGCTTCGGCTTTGGCGACGAGCTGTTCGGCAACCGCAACTACAACAACAGCGGCGCGGTGGAGGACCTGCTCACTAGTGGGCTCGATGGCTGGACCGTTGGCGTGCAACTCTCGGCCCCGATCGGTAATCGCATCGGCCACACCGCCATCAAGAACGCCGAGTGGCAGCTCACGCGCGAGCGTGCGATCGCTCAAGAGCAAGAACGCCTGATCGCCAGCGAGCTCAGCGCGGCGTTCGCCGAGCTCGACAGGGCGTACGAGTCTCTGCGGGTCAATTACAACCGCCGCGACGCGGAAGGATTGCAGCTCGGTGAGGTAGTCAAGAAATTCGACGCGGGCGGAGTGCCGCTCGAGTTCGTTCTCGAGGCCCAAGGCCGCTCGACCGAGGCCTCTGCGCTCTATTACCGCAGCCTGGTCGAATACAACTTGGCGATCAGCCAAGTCTGCCGCGCCCGCGGCACGCTGCTTGAGGATTTCAACATCCATCTGGCCGAGGGGCCGTGGTCGGGCGCCGCCCATCGGTCGGCCGCCCACCAGGCGAAGAAGTTCCATCTCGCCCGCGGGCTCGACTACCGGCTGACCCGGCCGGGGCGGATCAGCCAGGGAGAGGTCACCCCCGCGACTTGCCGGCCGGTCACCCCGTGGATCGCCAGCTCGAGGTCGATCGAGCAGCCTACCGAAATGGTCCCCCCCGCATTGCCGTTCGAGCCCAAAGCCCTCAGGCTGCCCGGCGTTGAGAGCGAGAATTCGATGCGACTCGACCCCGTCCGGCCGGCCCGTGTGGCCGAGGGACCCTCTTTGCGTGCGGGCGTGGTGCGATAA
- a CDS encoding efflux RND transporter periplasmic adaptor subunit — MPVTERAPGGRSSSAMPAANRAQEPRTEEAASSMSSRVQALRLDAAEMPSSAGSAVPRYVAMGVVAALLIGGWVSGTTATIWKSWFGPFPVPSHTAMLYDPVDAELSLTGYTEASQTAEVAPRIAGTIVSLPIEEGDRVEVGQVIAVLDREEFAPDLLQAQASVSMAKAQRDELVLGSREEEVAQAEANLAKAESALHNARRAFERADSISDVISPAELDKAESAFKSAEATVEQLTHAVGLLKKGPRAERIAAADAEVQRAEAVLAKAEYVVNATDITSPLTGTVIERRATLGARVVPGPMVGPGSSLILCTIADLSKIEAVVDIPESQAGDVQIGQPCLITTEAHTGREFHGEVAWLSPVYNRQRGVRAARVTVDNEEGLVLPDMTCRVRVLGAAAPEDTAPKLLVPASLVVVGQEGGERVLIEADGRAAWADIKTEPFDGDRKGLPPAMDGVDFVEVTSGLEEGAVVLDAANSRIRPGQPVEPVPVSL, encoded by the coding sequence ATGCCAGTGACCGAGCGTGCGCCCGGCGGCCGTTCCTCTTCGGCCATGCCGGCTGCGAACCGCGCACAAGAACCACGTACCGAAGAGGCCGCCTCTTCGATGTCGTCGCGTGTGCAGGCTTTGCGTCTCGACGCGGCGGAGATGCCCTCGTCGGCGGGCAGCGCGGTTCCGCGTTACGTCGCTATGGGCGTCGTGGCGGCGCTTTTGATCGGCGGCTGGGTCAGCGGAACAACGGCCACGATTTGGAAGTCTTGGTTCGGGCCGTTCCCCGTGCCTTCCCACACAGCGATGCTCTACGACCCGGTCGACGCCGAGCTTTCGCTGACCGGCTACACCGAAGCGAGCCAAACGGCGGAGGTGGCGCCACGCATCGCCGGCACGATCGTCTCGCTGCCGATCGAAGAGGGCGACCGAGTCGAGGTGGGCCAAGTGATCGCGGTGCTCGATCGCGAGGAGTTCGCCCCCGACCTGCTGCAAGCCCAAGCCAGCGTCAGCATGGCCAAGGCGCAGCGCGACGAGCTGGTGCTCGGCTCACGCGAGGAAGAGGTCGCCCAGGCCGAGGCGAATCTCGCCAAGGCCGAGTCGGCGCTGCACAACGCCCGTCGCGCTTTCGAACGCGCCGATTCGATCAGCGACGTCATCTCGCCGGCCGAGCTCGACAAGGCGGAGTCCGCCTTCAAGAGCGCCGAGGCGACCGTCGAGCAATTGACCCACGCCGTCGGTTTGCTCAAGAAGGGCCCCCGGGCCGAACGGATCGCCGCGGCCGACGCCGAGGTGCAGCGGGCCGAAGCGGTGCTCGCCAAAGCGGAGTACGTGGTCAACGCCACGGACATCACGTCGCCCCTCACCGGCACGGTGATCGAGCGTCGGGCAACGCTCGGAGCACGGGTGGTGCCCGGCCCGATGGTGGGCCCCGGCAGCAGCTTGATCCTCTGCACGATCGCCGATCTCTCGAAGATCGAGGCCGTGGTCGATATCCCCGAGAGCCAAGCGGGCGATGTGCAAATCGGCCAACCTTGCCTGATCACGACCGAGGCCCACACCGGCCGCGAGTTCCACGGTGAAGTCGCCTGGCTCTCGCCGGTCTACAACCGCCAACGCGGCGTGCGTGCGGCCCGTGTGACGGTTGATAACGAGGAGGGCTTGGTGCTTCCCGACATGACCTGCCGGGTCCGCGTGCTCGGCGCCGCGGCGCCGGAAGACACCGCGCCCAAGCTTCTCGTGCCGGCGTCGTTAGTGGTCGTCGGCCAAGAGGGCGGCGAGCGGGTGCTCATCGAGGCGGACGGCCGGGCGGCGTGGGCCGATATCAAAACCGAACCCTTCGATGGCGACCGCAAGGGCTTGCCCCCGGCGATGGACGGCGTCGATTTTGTCGAGGTCACCAGCGGGCTCGAAGAGGGCGCGGTGGTGCTGGACGCGGCCAACTCTCGCATCCGCCCCGGCCAGCCTGTTGAGCCTGTGCCTGTCTCTCTCTGA
- a CDS encoding ABC transporter ATP-binding protein, translating into MITPPTDERLVVVDGVRKTYMRGATEVPVLHGVDTHLNRGEFVSLIGPSGSGKSTLLNLIAGLDRPTQGSITIDGQKISHMDESPLARWRSTNVGFIFQFYHLIPVLTAYENVELPLLLYNLSAKRRREQVLNALELVGLSHRLTHRPGHMSGGEQQRVGIARALVTDPVLIVADEPTGDLDGHTSEEILDLLGAVHEDMKKTILLVTHDPAAASRAGRLIRLDSGHIVAGAANTLEEAFPGWSGATYESAH; encoded by the coding sequence ATGATCACGCCCCCCACCGACGAACGACTGGTCGTCGTCGATGGCGTCCGCAAAACCTACATGCGCGGCGCCACCGAGGTGCCGGTGCTGCACGGTGTCGACACGCACCTGAACCGCGGTGAGTTTGTCAGCCTCATCGGGCCAAGCGGTTCGGGCAAGAGCACGCTGCTGAACCTGATCGCCGGCCTCGACCGGCCGACCCAGGGCTCGATCACGATCGACGGCCAAAAGATCTCGCACATGGACGAGTCGCCGCTCGCCCGTTGGCGGAGCACGAACGTCGGCTTCATCTTCCAGTTCTACCACCTGATCCCGGTCCTCACGGCGTACGAGAACGTCGAGCTGCCCCTGCTGCTCTACAACCTCTCGGCCAAGCGGCGCCGCGAACAAGTGCTCAACGCGTTGGAGCTCGTCGGCCTGTCGCACCGTTTGACGCATCGCCCCGGGCACATGTCGGGCGGCGAGCAGCAACGCGTTGGCATCGCCCGGGCGTTGGTGACCGACCCCGTGCTGATCGTGGCGGACGAGCCCACCGGCGACCTCGACGGGCACACGTCTGAGGAGATCCTCGACCTGCTCGGCGCCGTCCACGAGGACATGAAGAAAACGATCTTGCTCGTCACGCACGACCCGGCCGCCGCGTCGCGAGCCGGGCGTTTGATCCGGCTCGACTCGGGCCACATCGTGGCCGGCGCCGCAAACACGCTCGAAGAGGCGTTCCCCGGCTGGTCGGGCGCCACTTACGAATCGGCCCACTGA
- a CDS encoding ABC transporter permease: MKTLGLILRNLGRNWLRTTLTAMAVVVLLAIYATVDTVTSTIQEMVQSNTSQTQLIVRERWVVPSEFPRRYVHKISQVEGVRDWTTWNFFAGYLGGTTTQVRGMATRMDNLREMTAGLEDLDPALVEAMRREKTGVLAGPIVLDRIGREVGQTFSVESITHPGKTLQLKVVGVIDSELWAQTIIFREDYYQQALGAEDAVNIMLLEAGDIDNAQRVAQQVEKMFENSEAELQVETESAGASRISSRLTTTMNIVSLVASVLLLDMVLILSNSIGITVRERRKEMAIFKVLGYQPMHIFSMVVGEATLIGAVSGALGAGLAWSFSQLNASGALPFRIDMLAQFPVSQDYLLQGFFLGAVIGLLSSALPAWNAQKVRVADVFAAQST; the protein is encoded by the coding sequence TTGAAGACCCTCGGTCTCATCCTCCGCAATCTCGGCCGCAACTGGCTGAGGACCACGCTCACCGCCATGGCGGTCGTGGTGCTGCTCGCCATCTACGCCACGGTCGACACCGTCACGTCGACCATCCAGGAGATGGTGCAGTCGAATACCAGCCAAACGCAGCTCATCGTGCGCGAACGGTGGGTCGTGCCGAGCGAGTTCCCGCGGCGCTACGTCCACAAGATCTCGCAGGTCGAAGGGGTCCGCGACTGGACGACCTGGAACTTCTTCGCCGGCTACCTGGGGGGCACCACCACCCAGGTGCGCGGCATGGCGACACGGATGGACAACCTGCGTGAGATGACCGCCGGCCTGGAAGACCTCGACCCCGCTTTGGTCGAGGCGATGCGACGCGAGAAGACCGGCGTGCTGGCCGGGCCGATCGTCTTGGACCGCATCGGCCGCGAGGTGGGGCAAACCTTCTCCGTCGAGTCGATCACCCACCCCGGCAAGACCTTGCAGCTGAAGGTGGTCGGCGTGATCGACAGCGAGCTGTGGGCCCAAACCATAATCTTCCGCGAGGACTACTACCAGCAGGCCCTCGGCGCCGAAGACGCGGTGAACATCATGCTCCTCGAGGCGGGCGACATCGACAACGCCCAGCGCGTGGCGCAGCAGGTCGAGAAGATGTTCGAGAACAGCGAGGCCGAACTGCAAGTCGAGACCGAGTCGGCCGGCGCCTCGCGCATCAGCAGCCGGCTCACCACGACGATGAACATCGTCAGCCTCGTCGCCTCCGTGCTGCTGTTGGACATGGTGCTGATCTTGTCCAACAGCATCGGCATCACGGTGCGCGAGCGCCGCAAAGAGATGGCCATCTTCAAGGTTCTCGGCTACCAGCCGATGCACATCTTCTCGATGGTCGTCGGCGAGGCGACGCTCATCGGCGCCGTCAGCGGCGCGCTCGGGGCGGGGCTGGCTTGGTCCTTCTCGCAGCTGAACGCCAGCGGAGCGCTACCGTTCCGCATCGACATGCTCGCCCAGTTCCCGGTGAGCCAGGATTACCTGCTGCAAGGTTTCTTCCTCGGCGCCGTGATCGGCCTGCTCAGCAGCGCCTTGCCGGCTTGGAACGCCCAGAAGGTGCGCGTGGCCGACGTGTTCGCCGCCCAGAGCACTTGA
- a CDS encoding ABC transporter permease: MIPVRYSSRNLMVRWRTTLTTAGGFTLVVAALILMLAFVNGIRTVNAVTGHPQNILVMQEGNSDEVLSRLDYSLAVRVEGTPGVARDAARQPLASREMFMVMQPRAEENQPTGFLQVRGCGPNAYLVHDGVRIVRGRNFHANTNEAVIGESLSREQGVRVGQMLALGSKEWRVVGVFNAGGSTFESEVWCDLDQLAAQFNRHGAYTSVVLRMESVAAVAPGIKHLLESRLTPVEAIRERDYFQAQAEQTEMITAAALVIAMFMAVGTVFGVTNTMFAALGQRTKDIAVLRLMGYRQGEILVAFLLEALLIAAVGGVVGLMLGSLINGMTLSATMGSKTLAFAFRVDAAIMATALGFTLVMGLLGGLFPAVSAMRVQPLEALR; encoded by the coding sequence TTGATCCCCGTCCGCTACAGTTCGCGAAACCTGATGGTCCGTTGGCGCACCACGCTGACGACGGCCGGCGGCTTCACGCTTGTGGTGGCGGCGCTGATCCTGATGCTGGCGTTTGTGAACGGCATCCGCACCGTCAACGCCGTGACGGGGCACCCGCAGAACATCCTGGTCATGCAAGAGGGCAACTCGGACGAGGTCCTCAGCCGGCTCGACTATTCGCTCGCCGTGCGTGTCGAGGGGACCCCCGGCGTGGCCCGCGACGCCGCGCGGCAGCCGCTCGCCAGCCGCGAGATGTTCATGGTCATGCAACCACGGGCCGAGGAGAACCAGCCGACAGGTTTCTTGCAGGTGCGCGGCTGCGGGCCCAACGCCTACCTGGTCCACGATGGAGTCCGGATCGTCCGCGGGCGGAATTTCCACGCCAACACGAACGAGGCGGTGATCGGCGAGAGCCTCTCACGCGAACAGGGGGTGCGCGTCGGCCAGATGCTCGCGCTCGGCTCGAAGGAATGGCGGGTGGTCGGCGTATTCAACGCCGGCGGTTCAACGTTCGAGTCGGAGGTGTGGTGCGACCTCGACCAGCTCGCCGCCCAGTTCAACCGCCACGGCGCCTACACCTCGGTTGTTTTGCGGATGGAGAGCGTCGCGGCCGTGGCGCCGGGCATCAAGCACCTGCTGGAGAGCCGCCTCACGCCGGTCGAGGCGATCCGCGAGCGCGACTACTTCCAGGCCCAGGCCGAGCAGACCGAGATGATCACCGCAGCCGCTTTGGTGATCGCCATGTTCATGGCGGTTGGCACGGTCTTCGGCGTGACGAACACCATGTTCGCCGCGCTCGGACAAAGGACCAAGGACATCGCCGTGCTGAGGCTGATGGGCTACCGGCAGGGCGAGATCCTCGTCGCGTTCTTGCTCGAGGCGCTGCTGATCGCCGCCGTCGGAGGCGTGGTGGGGCTGATGCTCGGCAGCCTTATCAATGGCATGACGCTCAGCGCCACGATGGGATCGAAAACGCTGGCTTTCGCCTTCCGAGTGGACGCCGCCATCATGGCCACGGCGCTCGGCTTCACGCTCGTGATGGGCCTGCTGGGAGGCTTGTTCCCGGCCGTCTCGGCAATGCGAGTCCAGCCGCTCGAAGCGCTCCGTTAG
- a CDS encoding ATPase, T2SS/T4P/T4SS family, with protein MATTSKKNAPKDEWFFEIGDGQVYGPFTFTKLQKWAESGDLMPTHRVREGDEGEWIIAAYVPGLELTVATPHDKAPATPEKQDSFKASLDYMNRKLGRAKKAETEAPADDGANYGNPSALCDELLETAFERRASDIHIDPEEHILLVQFRVDGGLEAYKKYPKRLHASIIGRMKVLAKMDIAERRMPQDGRFTYELGPHRRKVDIRAACLPTTHGERLTLRLLSIDTEALTLNKLGMEPATHRLFADAVGMKQGMVLLTGPTGSGKSTTLYAALRHRLGHHPGRVITIEDPVEFDIVGVAQVEVDTADKVRFDTALRNILRSDPDVIMIGEIRDYDSADIAIKASLTGHLVLSSLHTNSAASVVTRLVDMGVPPYLVASTLRLCVAQRLVRRLCQLCRKPHEMSEAEAAGLGRPELTGQLVYEPKGCATCQNRGYKGRLGLFEMLPIDTEFGRIIVNGCDEIEIVEKMQQRGITLLADDAVNKLTAGLTSYAEAVSLMHM; from the coding sequence ATGGCGACGACCAGTAAGAAAAACGCTCCCAAGGATGAGTGGTTTTTCGAGATCGGCGATGGCCAAGTGTATGGACCTTTCACCTTCACCAAGCTGCAGAAGTGGGCCGAGAGCGGCGACCTGATGCCCACGCACCGGGTGCGCGAAGGAGATGAAGGCGAGTGGATCATTGCGGCCTACGTGCCGGGGCTAGAGCTGACGGTCGCCACGCCGCACGACAAGGCCCCCGCCACGCCGGAGAAGCAGGATTCGTTCAAGGCGTCGCTCGACTACATGAATCGCAAGCTCGGCCGGGCCAAAAAGGCCGAGACCGAGGCGCCCGCCGACGACGGAGCGAACTACGGCAATCCCTCGGCGCTGTGCGATGAGCTGCTCGAAACGGCTTTTGAGCGCCGAGCGTCTGACATCCACATCGACCCCGAAGAGCATATCTTGCTCGTGCAGTTCCGGGTCGACGGCGGGCTCGAAGCCTACAAGAAGTACCCCAAGCGTCTGCACGCCAGCATCATCGGTCGCATGAAGGTGCTCGCCAAGATGGACATTGCCGAGCGGCGAATGCCCCAGGACGGGCGGTTCACTTACGAGCTGGGACCCCACCGCCGCAAGGTCGACATCCGGGCCGCCTGCTTGCCCACGACCCACGGCGAGCGGCTCACCCTGCGTTTGCTGTCGATCGACACCGAAGCGCTCACACTCAACAAGCTCGGCATGGAGCCCGCCACGCACCGGCTCTTCGCCGATGCGGTTGGCATGAAGCAAGGGATGGTGCTGCTAACCGGGCCCACCGGCAGCGGCAAATCGACCACGCTCTACGCCGCCCTACGGCACCGCTTGGGTCATCACCCGGGGCGTGTGATCACGATCGAGGACCCGGTCGAGTTTGACATCGTCGGCGTCGCCCAGGTCGAGGTCGACACGGCCGACAAGGTCCGTTTCGACACCGCCCTGAGGAACATCCTGCGCAGCGACCCCGACGTGATCATGATCGGCGAGATCCGCGACTACGACTCGGCCGACATCGCCATCAAGGCGTCGCTCACTGGCCACCTGGTGCTCAGCTCGCTGCACACGAACTCGGCGGCGAGCGTGGTGACGCGGCTGGTGGACATGGGGGTGCCGCCGTACCTGGTGGCCTCAACGCTGCGGCTCTGCGTTGCCCAGCGGCTCGTGCGGCGGCTCTGCCAGCTCTGCCGCAAGCCGCACGAGATGAGCGAAGCCGAGGCGGCGGGCCTCGGCCGGCCGGAACTCACCGGGCAACTGGTGTACGAGCCGAAGGGCTGCGCGACTTGCCAGAACCGCGGCTACAAGGGCCGGCTGGGGCTGTTCGAGATGCTGCCGATCGACACGGAGTTCGGACGCATCATCGTGAACGGTTGCGACGAGATCGAGATCGTCGAGAAGATGCAGCAGCGAGGCATCACGCTGCTCGCCGACGACGCGGTGAACAAACTCACCGCGGGCCTCACGTCTTACGCCGAGGCGGTATCTCTGATGCACATGTGA